A single window of Ananas comosus cultivar F153 linkage group 19, ASM154086v1, whole genome shotgun sequence DNA harbors:
- the LOC109724793 gene encoding LOW QUALITY PROTEIN: RING-H2 finger protein ATL56-like (The sequence of the model RefSeq protein was modified relative to this genomic sequence to represent the inferred CDS: substituted 1 base at 1 genomic stop codon) has translation MARSCDHEWRPPVATAEPPRAAAATAAVAVAKPKGGARLLSFLIQGAVMVVALALFFLFAGVAALILLHLFVAGRAFRRRRRRVTATRGAAAAADGGVDDGPLRGLSPADLRRLPWFEYSPSPPPPPPPPPPPDCVVCLEGIRARERCRALPPCGHVFHAACVDRWLVKSPACPICRAAVXAAGEEIARTPRRWV, from the coding sequence ATGGCGCGATCCTGCGACCACGAGTGGAGACCCCCCGTCGCCACGGCGGAGCCCCCccgtgcggcggcggcgacggcggcggtggcggtggcgaaGCCGAAGGGCGGCGCACGGCTCCTCTCCTTCCTCATCCAGGGCGCGGTCATGGTGGTGGCGCTcgccctcttcttcctcttcgctGGGGTCGCCGCActcatcctcctccacctctTCGTCGCCGGGAGGgccttccgccgccgccgccgccgcgtcacCGCCACCCGcggcgcagccgccgccgccgacggcgGCGTTGACGACGGGCCCCTGCGCGGCCTCTCCCCCGCCGATCTCCGCCGCCTCCCCTGGTTCGAGTactcgccgtcgccgccgccgccgccgccgccgccgccgcctcccgatTGCGTCGTGTGCCTCGAGGGGATCCGGGCGCGGGAGCGGTGCCGTGCGCTGCCCCCCTGCGGCCACGTTTTCCACGCCGCGTGCGTCGATCGGTGGCTCGTGAAGTCCCCGGCGTGCCCGATCTGCCGCGCCGCCGTTTaggcggcgggggaggagatCGCGCGAACGCCACGGCGATGGGTTTGA